In Chitinophaga sp. HK235, a single window of DNA contains:
- a CDS encoding methyltransferase domain-containing protein yields the protein MERTDPQYWNNRYLTGDTGWDMGQVSPPLKAYIDQLKDRDLQILIPGAGNSYEAVYLHQQGFRNVTVLDIAPALVEQLRTVLAGTSIQVVEGDFFNHDARYDLVLEQTFFCALAPSLRKDYVEHMHTLIKPGGHLAGVLFNRNFTHDGPPFGGSEAEYRELFAPLFHFKTLASCYNSHRARQGTELFINFLPK from the coding sequence ATGGAGAGAACCGATCCGCAATATTGGAATAACCGTTACCTGACCGGCGATACCGGCTGGGATATGGGGCAGGTATCACCTCCCCTGAAAGCATATATTGATCAGCTGAAAGATCGTGATCTTCAGATACTTATACCCGGAGCGGGGAATAGTTATGAAGCCGTTTATCTGCATCAGCAGGGGTTTCGCAACGTGACAGTGCTGGACATCGCCCCGGCATTGGTGGAGCAGCTGCGTACTGTTTTGGCCGGTACCAGCATACAAGTGGTGGAAGGCGATTTTTTTAATCATGATGCCCGCTATGACCTGGTGCTCGAACAAACCTTCTTTTGTGCGCTGGCCCCTTCCCTGCGGAAGGATTATGTGGAACATATGCATACACTGATCAAACCAGGTGGACATCTGGCAGGGGTATTATTTAACCGTAATTTCACACATGATGGTCCGCCATTTGGAGGAAGTGAGGCCGAATACCGGGAGTTGTTTGCGCCCCTGTTTCATTTTAAGACCCTGGCCAGCTGCTACAATTCCCATCGTGCGCGGCAGGGGACAGAATTGTTCATTAATTTTTTACCGAAATAA
- a CDS encoding rhodanese-like domain-containing protein: protein MYRFLVTAVLLCTGSALQAQQSNIEDAAAFSKDIRQPGVQVFDVRTAAEYNTGHLPNALQADYNNKAEFNERVKYLDKQKPVYVYCLGGGRSSKAAQWMRENGFNKVVELENGVNAWKQAGLSLEGVSEKKPQMTVDAYNKGIAKGIVLTDVGAVWCPPCKQMEPTLVKFLQKNKNVTFVKVDGGNDTDVMKAIDAKGLPTLILYKNGKEVWRKQGVSTMEELNAALKL, encoded by the coding sequence ATGTACCGTTTTTTAGTAACTGCCGTTTTATTATGCACAGGCAGTGCCTTACAGGCACAGCAGTCCAACATTGAAGATGCGGCTGCTTTTTCAAAAGATATCCGTCAGCCTGGTGTACAGGTTTTTGATGTGCGCACAGCCGCTGAGTACAATACAGGGCATCTGCCTAATGCTTTGCAGGCAGACTATAACAACAAAGCTGAGTTTAATGAGCGGGTGAAATACCTCGATAAACAGAAGCCGGTTTATGTCTATTGTTTGGGCGGAGGCCGCAGCAGCAAAGCTGCGCAGTGGATGCGGGAAAATGGTTTTAATAAAGTAGTGGAACTGGAAAATGGTGTCAACGCATGGAAACAGGCCGGTTTGTCGCTGGAAGGGGTGTCAGAGAAAAAGCCGCAGATGACCGTGGATGCTTACAACAAAGGTATCGCTAAAGGTATTGTGCTCACAGACGTAGGTGCAGTATGGTGCCCTCCCTGCAAGCAGATGGAGCCTACGTTGGTTAAGTTTCTGCAAAAAAATAAAAACGTCACCTTCGTGAAGGTAGATGGCGGCAATGATACAGATGTAATGAAAGCGATCGATGCCAAAGGATTGCCTACTCTGATCCTGTATAAAAATGGTAAAGAGGTTTGGAGGAAACAAGGCGTATCTACGATGGAAGAGCTGAATGCAGCCCTGAAACTGTGA
- a CDS encoding DUF4382 domain-containing protein: protein MKNQIWAFLVAMPALALLFSACNKNDSGGNGNAKLTVYLTDAPANYDAVNIDVQDVLVNASTGDNGWQSIHLLRPGVYNLLNFRNGIDTVLASSGLPAGKISQIRLVLGSNNSVVVNGTAYPLETPSAQQSGLKLNVQATLTADVEYRLWIDFDANRSIVTTGNGKYILKPVIRTYTQATSGSIKGIVLPAVHINSVFAIQNTDTIATAKPDPLTGAFLLAGLNAGAYNVAFAGDGLVKDTIVTSVNVSIGQVTTIAPITLK, encoded by the coding sequence ATGAAAAACCAAATCTGGGCTTTTTTAGTGGCCATGCCTGCACTTGCACTGCTTTTCAGCGCCTGTAACAAAAACGACTCCGGCGGAAACGGCAACGCCAAACTAACCGTATACCTTACAGACGCTCCAGCCAATTATGATGCTGTAAATATTGATGTCCAGGACGTTCTGGTAAATGCCTCCACCGGAGACAACGGCTGGCAATCCATCCACCTGTTGCGTCCGGGCGTTTACAATCTCCTGAACTTCAGAAATGGCATCGATACTGTACTCGCCTCCAGCGGCCTGCCGGCCGGCAAAATCTCCCAGATAAGACTGGTGCTGGGCAGTAACAACAGCGTAGTGGTCAATGGTACCGCCTATCCGCTGGAAACACCTTCCGCTCAGCAATCCGGCCTCAAACTCAACGTACAGGCTACGCTCACGGCAGACGTGGAATACCGTCTCTGGATTGACTTTGATGCCAACCGCTCTATCGTTACTACCGGCAATGGTAAGTATATCCTCAAACCGGTGATCCGCACCTACACCCAGGCCACCAGTGGCTCCATCAAGGGCATAGTACTCCCGGCCGTCCACATCAATAGCGTATTCGCTATCCAGAACACAGACACGATCGCTACCGCCAAACCAGATCCGCTGACCGGTGCTTTCCTGTTGGCCGGACTGAATGCAGGCGCTTATAACGTTGCCTTCGCAGGTGATGGCCTCGTAAAAGATACGATCGTAACCAGCGTAAACGTAAGCATTGGCCAGGTTACCACTATAGCGCCCATTACACTCAAATAA
- a CDS encoding carboxypeptidase M32 codes for MTGSKSTAEQYTRYKLKMQKIADVKNAMAVLGWDQETYLPEKGAAFRGQQLTTLSTIAHELFTEEDLGTLLHELHNHSDLDALQQKNIALSLEDYEKNKKYPAAFVAEMSQTTNECYHAWIKARKANDYSIFAPVLSKMITLKKQETSILGYEGHPYNALLNEYEKGATTTMLDTIFEDVKKALSPLLAKIEARPQVEKDFLHKHYDRDKQWKLGIDLLREMGYDLQAGRQDISEHPFTTSFNPHDVRVTTRIDENDFGNMTWSCIHEGGHALYEQGLPADQYGLPCGEATSLGIHESQSRLWENNVGRSLRFWQHHYPRLQLQFSDNLAAVSLNSFYQAINQVRPSLIRTEADELTYHFHIMIRYEIEKGLMDGSISANDLQHTWNEYYRQYLHVTVPDDVQGVLQDIHWSHGSFGYFPTYSLGSFYAAQFFTAAQKQVPGLDDAIATGNYHPLLEWLRSNIHPFGRFYTSGELCKKVTGKELQFSYFMDYAEKKYASIYNH; via the coding sequence ATGACAGGAAGCAAATCTACGGCAGAACAATATACCCGGTACAAATTAAAGATGCAAAAAATTGCAGACGTAAAAAATGCCATGGCCGTATTGGGCTGGGACCAGGAAACCTACCTGCCCGAAAAAGGTGCAGCCTTCAGAGGCCAGCAGCTCACCACCCTCAGCACCATCGCCCACGAACTCTTTACGGAAGAAGACCTGGGTACTCTCCTCCATGAACTGCATAACCACAGCGACCTCGACGCCCTTCAGCAAAAAAACATCGCTCTCTCCCTGGAAGACTACGAAAAAAATAAAAAATACCCCGCCGCTTTTGTGGCCGAAATGTCACAAACTACCAATGAATGTTACCACGCCTGGATCAAGGCACGCAAAGCCAACGACTACAGCATCTTTGCTCCTGTCCTCTCCAAAATGATAACACTCAAAAAACAGGAGACTTCCATCCTGGGCTACGAAGGCCATCCTTACAACGCCCTGCTCAACGAATACGAAAAAGGCGCCACCACCACCATGCTGGACACCATTTTCGAAGATGTGAAAAAAGCCCTCTCTCCACTGCTGGCAAAAATTGAAGCCCGCCCACAGGTGGAAAAAGATTTCCTGCACAAACACTACGACCGTGATAAACAATGGAAACTGGGCATAGACCTCCTCAGGGAAATGGGCTACGACCTCCAGGCCGGCAGACAGGACATCTCCGAACATCCGTTCACCACCAGCTTCAACCCCCACGATGTAAGGGTCACCACCCGCATCGATGAAAATGATTTTGGTAACATGACCTGGAGCTGTATCCATGAAGGCGGACACGCCCTCTACGAACAGGGCCTGCCTGCCGATCAGTACGGACTCCCCTGCGGAGAAGCCACCAGCCTGGGCATTCACGAATCACAATCCCGCCTCTGGGAAAACAATGTCGGCAGAAGCCTCCGCTTCTGGCAACATCACTACCCACGCCTGCAGCTGCAGTTCTCCGACAACCTCGCTGCTGTATCACTCAATAGTTTCTATCAGGCCATCAATCAGGTAAGACCATCCCTCATCCGCACAGAAGCCGATGAACTGACCTACCATTTCCATATCATGATCCGCTATGAGATCGAAAAAGGCCTCATGGACGGCAGCATCTCTGCCAACGATCTGCAACACACCTGGAACGAATACTACCGTCAATACCTGCACGTAACCGTGCCGGATGATGTACAGGGCGTATTACAGGACATCCACTGGTCACATGGCAGCTTCGGATACTTCCCTACCTACTCCCTGGGAAGCTTCTACGCCGCCCAGTTTTTTACCGCTGCACAAAAACAGGTGCCGGGCCTCGATGATGCCATCGCTACCGGCAACTACCACCCGCTCCTCGAATGGCTGCGCAGCAACATCCACCCCTTCGGCCGCTTCTACACCTCCGGCGAACTTTGTAAAAAAGTAACAGGGAAAGAATTGCAGTTCAGCTACTTCATGGACTACGCAGAAAAAAAATATGCTTCCATCTACAATCACTGA
- a CDS encoding Nif3-like dinuclear metal center hexameric protein, with protein sequence MKIKEIMQVLEAYAPLPYQESYDNAGLIFGDASWEVTNVLLTLDATEEVIDEAIARGCNLVVAHHPIVFGGLKKINGRSYVERVAIKAIKHDIAVYAAHTNLDNVRNGVCAQMADMLGLERRRVLQPKSGLLKKLYTFVPQADVEKVRAALFTAGAGHIGNYSECSFNAAGEGTFRGGAGTNPYVGTPGERHFEAEIKLEVIFPVYLESGILQALLASHPYEEVAYDVVTLDNVYQEVGSGLVGELPEPMNELEFLQWVKGQFRTGCVRYTPLRGRPVKKVALCGGAGSFLLKRAIAAGADAYISADFKYHEFFDADNQIVIADIGHFESEQFTVELFYHILTEKFRNFAPLKSTIKTNPVNYL encoded by the coding sequence ATGAAGATAAAAGAGATTATGCAGGTGCTGGAGGCGTATGCGCCTTTGCCGTACCAGGAAAGTTACGATAATGCAGGCCTTATTTTCGGGGATGCTTCGTGGGAGGTGACCAATGTGTTGCTGACGCTGGACGCTACCGAAGAAGTGATAGATGAGGCTATAGCCAGGGGATGTAATTTGGTGGTGGCGCATCATCCGATTGTTTTCGGAGGACTGAAGAAGATCAACGGGCGTTCCTATGTGGAGCGGGTGGCGATCAAGGCTATCAAGCACGACATTGCGGTATATGCGGCGCATACCAACCTGGATAACGTTCGGAACGGGGTATGTGCGCAGATGGCCGATATGCTGGGATTGGAGCGGCGCCGGGTATTGCAGCCCAAGAGCGGGTTGTTGAAAAAATTATACACATTTGTGCCGCAGGCGGATGTGGAAAAGGTGAGAGCGGCCCTGTTTACTGCCGGTGCGGGTCATATCGGTAACTACAGCGAATGCAGCTTTAATGCAGCAGGAGAGGGCACTTTCAGGGGTGGTGCCGGTACCAATCCTTATGTGGGTACGCCCGGAGAAAGACATTTTGAGGCAGAAATAAAGTTGGAAGTGATTTTTCCGGTATATTTGGAATCCGGGATTTTGCAGGCATTACTGGCCAGCCATCCTTATGAGGAGGTGGCCTATGATGTGGTGACGCTGGACAATGTCTACCAGGAGGTAGGATCCGGGCTGGTGGGTGAGTTGCCAGAGCCGATGAATGAGCTTGAATTCCTGCAATGGGTCAAAGGGCAGTTCCGGACAGGATGTGTGCGGTATACGCCGTTGAGAGGCCGTCCGGTGAAGAAAGTGGCTTTGTGTGGGGGAGCGGGCAGTTTCTTGTTGAAGCGGGCTATTGCGGCGGGGGCGGATGCCTATATTTCCGCAGATTTTAAGTATCATGAATTTTTTGACGCTGATAATCAAATAGTTATAGCAGATATCGGACATTTTGAGAGTGAGCAGTTTACTGTTGAATTATTTTATCATATATTGACTGAAAAATTCCGTAATTTTGCGCCTCTTAAATCTACGATTAAAACAAACCCGGTAAATTATTTATAA